A single window of Zea mays cultivar B73 chromosome 10, Zm-B73-REFERENCE-NAM-5.0, whole genome shotgun sequence DNA harbors:
- the LOC103641314 gene encoding U-box domain-containing protein 8, whose protein sequence is MEAWPDDFRCPITLEVMTDPVILPSGHTFERRSIQSWLDGGHLTCPVTNLPLPPSPPLIPNHALRRLIAAVSPSAAASLVPAEGGAHARQEAVSAAAAVPARPASPVPALLRLAKSGAAGRKEVLESGSAAVLLRHAEAGDEAAARALLHLSLDGDDTRVGLVADGAVDALSAAVSRGGAAAASAATALTSLATVDVNKCTIGAHPSAIPALAGLLRRGGPRERREAATALYELCKLPENRRRAVREGAAPALADFAAAGSARAVEVLGLLARCREGRQELCRVPGVVSVLTGAAGSGNARAIEQALLVLNWICSESNELALEAIKLQAFDLCEALVNDDNCKIAKNAVDLARTLEKA, encoded by the coding sequence ATGGAGGCGTGGCCGGACGATTTCCGCTGCCCCATCACGCTGGAGGTCATGACGGACCCGGTCATCCTTCCCTCCGGCCACACCTTCGAGCGCCGCAGCATCCAGAGCTGGCTCGACGGGGGGCACCTCACCTGCCCCGTCACCAACCTCCCGCTGCCGCCCTCCCCGCCGCTCATCCCCAACCACGCGCTGCGCCGCCTCATAGCCGCCGTCTCGCCTTCCGCGGCGGCGTCTCTCGTCCCTGCGGAGGGAGGGGCGCACGCGAGGCAAGAAGCggtgtcggcggcggcggcggtgccaGCCCGGCCCGCGTCGCCCGTGCCGGCGCTGCTGAGGCTGGCCAAGTCCGGCGCCGCAGGGCGGAAGGAGGTGCTGGAGTCCGGCAGCGCGGCGGTGCTGCTGCGGCACGCGGAGGCCGGGGACGAGGCGGCGGCCAGGGCGCTGCTGCACCTCAGCCTGGACGGTGACGACACGCGCGTGGGCCTCGTGGCGGACGGCGCCGTGGACGCGCTCTCCGCCGCGGTgtcccgcggcggcgcggcggcggcgtccgCGGCCACGGCGCTGACCAGCCTCGCCACCGTGGACGTGAACAAGTGCACCATCGGGGCGCACCCCTCGGCCATCCCGGCGCTGGCGGGGCTCctccgccgcggcgggccgcgggAGCGCCGCGAGGCCGCCACGGCGCTCTACGAGCTCTGCAAGCTGCCGGAGAACCGGCGCCGCGCGGTGCGCGAGGGCGCGGCGCCCGCGCTCGCCGACTTCGCCGCCGCCGGCTCCGCGCGCGCCGTCGAGGTGCTCGGCCTCCTCGCCCGGTGCCGGGAGGGGCGGCAGGAGCTGTGCAGGGTCCCCGGCGTCGTGTCCGTGCTCACGGGCGCCGCCGGGAGCGGCAACGCGCGCGCAATCGAGCAGGCCCTGCTCGTCCTCAACTGGATTTGCTCCGAGAGCAACGAGTTGGCGCTGGAAGCAATCAAGCTGCAGGCTTTCGACCTCTGCGAGGCTCTGGTGAACGACGACAACTGCAAGATCGCCAAGAACGCGGTCGACTTGGCCCGGACGCTCGAGAAAGCGTAG